In Chryseobacterium shigense, the following proteins share a genomic window:
- a CDS encoding nucleosidase, translating to MIKINAEAQYPISETLFVFALDSEAGKAFEGKNKLVTGIGKVNAAIELTREIHSRKPQLIVNLGSAGSKSFGKGEVVCCTKFIQRDMDVRGLGFSLYETPLSGIPPVLEYGLQMNGLEEGICGSGDSFEMNHSETDYNIVDMEAYPLALIAKKENIPFLCLKYISDDAGSDAADDWSVQVHLASEAFKKLLF from the coding sequence ATGATAAAAATCAATGCCGAAGCTCAATATCCAATTTCAGAAACATTGTTTGTTTTTGCTCTGGATTCCGAAGCAGGAAAAGCTTTTGAAGGAAAAAATAAATTGGTGACTGGAATAGGAAAAGTGAATGCAGCTATAGAACTTACCCGGGAAATTCATTCCAGAAAGCCTCAACTGATTGTTAATCTGGGTTCTGCAGGAAGTAAAAGTTTTGGTAAAGGCGAGGTGGTATGCTGTACGAAGTTTATCCAACGGGATATGGATGTGAGAGGGCTTGGTTTCAGTCTCTATGAAACCCCTTTATCCGGTATTCCGCCTGTTCTGGAATATGGCCTTCAGATGAATGGCCTGGAAGAAGGAATTTGTGGCAGCGGCGACAGTTTTGAGATGAATCATTCTGAAACAGACTATAATATTGTAGACATGGAAGCTTATCCGCTTGCTCTGATTGCAAAAAAAGAAAATATTCCTTTCCTGTGCCTGAAATATATTTCAGATGATGCAGGAAGCGATGCGGCAGACGATTGGTCGGTTCAGGTCCATCTGGCTTCTGAAGCATTCAAAAAATTATTATTTTAA
- a CDS encoding GNAT family N-acetyltransferase: protein MASVIINKASTEDLETIQNVGRQTFHETFAESNSEEAMKIYLEESFSTEKIKSELNNPDSYFFIAWEEDIPVGYLKLNSGQAQTELQDDTSLEIERIYVKKSHHGQKVGQLLYDKALETAQSLKKGYLWLGVWEQNLRALNFYRKNGFEVFGNHTFRLGDDEQTDLMMKKTLVQ from the coding sequence ATGGCATCTGTTATTATCAACAAAGCTTCAACTGAAGATCTGGAAACCATACAGAATGTAGGCAGGCAGACTTTCCATGAAACTTTTGCGGAAAGCAATTCAGAAGAAGCGATGAAAATCTATCTTGAAGAAAGCTTCAGTACAGAAAAAATAAAATCAGAGTTAAATAATCCTGATTCCTATTTCTTTATTGCCTGGGAAGAGGATATTCCTGTTGGTTACCTGAAATTAAATTCCGGCCAGGCACAAACTGAGCTGCAGGACGATACTTCTTTGGAAATAGAGCGTATTTACGTCAAAAAAAGCCACCATGGTCAGAAAGTAGGCCAGTTATTATATGACAAAGCCCTTGAAACAGCCCAAAGTTTGAAGAAAGGATATCTTTGGCTTGGAGTCTGGGAACAGAACCTCCGGGCGCTTAATTTTTACAGGAAGAATGGTTTTGAGGTATTCGGAAATCATACATTCAGGTTGGGAGATGATGAGCAGACCGACCTGATGATGAAAAAAACTTTAGTTCAATAA
- a CDS encoding TauD/TfdA family dioxygenase yields MNSLEILDNDSITAVKLLPRVVEITSQERRMIQDAAEHLQRKYGSYENREFITHVHQLASYFLPERILHIAADFASDFSKNQYGALAFRGLMDIDQENIGTTPANWQSADYSKFNIYGFACALIHGALPSKPVQYYSQRKGGGLMHAIIPDEKMRETQTGSGSSTDLYVHTEDAFLKHQADFLSFMYIRNEEQVPSTLYSIRSHESIGEKFRPLFEPMYKIPKDANLETGANEEEVLDAILYGNYELPFMRFDAAEQLFNPSIRQSDEAHHHLNEFWEEARDLIYSGFTPQAGDVILVNNHLCAHGRSAFRAGIRNIDGIEYRCERRIMLRMMSKVSLLDMRGHTRTEDPFFVIEEHLGKNFENI; encoded by the coding sequence ATGAATTCTTTAGAAATTTTAGATAACGACAGTATTACTGCGGTAAAACTGCTTCCAAGAGTCGTTGAGATCACATCTCAGGAAAGAAGAATGATACAAGATGCAGCGGAGCATCTTCAGAGAAAATACGGCAGCTATGAAAACCGTGAATTTATTACCCATGTTCATCAGCTTGCTTCTTATTTTTTACCGGAAAGAATTCTACATATAGCCGCTGATTTTGCCAGCGATTTTTCAAAGAACCAGTACGGAGCACTGGCTTTCAGAGGGTTGATGGATATTGACCAGGAGAATATAGGCACTACGCCTGCTAACTGGCAGTCTGCAGATTATTCCAAATTCAATATCTATGGTTTTGCCTGTGCGCTGATTCATGGTGCGCTTCCGTCCAAACCGGTACAATATTACTCACAGCGTAAAGGTGGAGGATTGATGCATGCTATTATCCCGGATGAAAAAATGCGGGAAACTCAGACGGGATCAGGTTCATCAACAGATCTTTATGTGCATACGGAAGATGCTTTCCTGAAACACCAGGCTGATTTTTTAAGCTTTATGTACATCAGAAATGAAGAGCAGGTACCTTCTACCCTATACTCTATCCGTTCCCATGAATCTATCGGGGAAAAATTCAGGCCCCTTTTTGAGCCTATGTATAAAATTCCGAAAGATGCCAATCTTGAAACTGGAGCCAATGAAGAAGAGGTATTGGATGCTATTCTGTATGGCAATTATGAGCTTCCATTCATGAGGTTTGATGCAGCGGAACAGCTGTTCAATCCAAGCATCAGGCAAAGTGATGAGGCTCATCATCATCTGAATGAGTTCTGGGAGGAGGCAAGAGATCTTATCTATTCAGGCTTCACACCGCAGGCAGGAGATGTGATATTGGTCAATAATCATTTGTGTGCTCACGGAAGATCGGCTTTCAGAGCAGGGATAAGAAATATTGACGGGATAGAATACCGCTGCGAAAGAAGAATCATGCTCAGAATGATGAGTAAGGTAAGTTTGCTGGATATGAGAGGCCATACCCGCACGGAAGACCCGTTCTTTGTGATTGAAGAGCACTTGGGCAAAAACTTTGAAAATATTTAA
- a CDS encoding pyridoxal phosphate-dependent decarboxylase family protein: MNNNQMPVGDLMNASLPHISGNFGNIFHSDNYDHYRSAVEETLDLVGTFLHRNQKPFSGIEAKEMKGMVQQIDLNQKLSSYQELLDEVDTIYVKHATAFHLPQYVAHLNCPIVIPALAGEILVSAINSSQDTYDQSAGGTFMERKLIDWTAEQLGYSPDKSDGVFTAGGSQSNLMGLVMMRDCFSQKRYNHTIKLDGLPQEAGRFRIFVSDKSHFSNLKNASIMGLGEKSIVKVPTDERFCMDIALLKKYIKREEQMGNIPIGIVATAGTTDFGNVDPLEDIANIAEQYNIWMHVDAAYGCALLLSEKYRHLLNGIERADSVTIDYHKSFFQPISSSAFIVKNKRELRILKHHADYLNPAEMDEEEIPAQINKSIIQSTRRFDALKLWFTLRMMGKEQLAEYTDTVIDLTKDVASMIRENADFELLSDTDLSVLVFRYIRPDVEDLNALNQYIKMKLFYSGEVLVASTKADGNFYLKFTFLNPITTTEDVHQILNKIKAHGEDFGTAN; the protein is encoded by the coding sequence ATGAACAACAATCAAATGCCCGTTGGAGACCTCATGAACGCTTCCTTACCTCACATTTCGGGGAATTTTGGAAATATTTTTCATTCTGATAATTATGATCATTACCGTTCCGCGGTAGAAGAAACTTTAGACCTTGTGGGAACATTTCTTCACAGAAATCAAAAACCCTTCAGCGGAATAGAAGCCAAAGAAATGAAAGGCATGGTACAGCAGATAGACCTTAATCAAAAACTGTCTTCTTACCAGGAACTACTGGATGAAGTAGACACTATATATGTAAAGCACGCCACTGCTTTCCATTTACCACAATACGTGGCACACCTTAACTGTCCTATTGTAATTCCGGCATTAGCGGGAGAAATCCTTGTAAGCGCCATCAATTCTTCCCAGGATACTTACGATCAGAGTGCGGGAGGAACATTCATGGAAAGAAAACTGATCGACTGGACCGCAGAACAATTGGGATATAGCCCGGATAAAAGCGACGGGGTTTTCACCGCAGGCGGATCACAGAGTAACCTGATGGGGCTTGTTATGATGCGCGACTGTTTTTCCCAAAAGAGATACAATCATACTATTAAGCTTGATGGTCTTCCGCAGGAAGCAGGTAGGTTTAGAATCTTTGTTTCTGACAAATCCCACTTCAGCAATTTAAAAAATGCCTCTATCATGGGATTGGGCGAGAAAAGCATCGTAAAAGTTCCTACAGATGAAAGGTTCTGCATGGATATCGCTTTGCTGAAAAAATATATCAAAAGAGAAGAACAGATGGGAAATATCCCAATCGGGATTGTAGCAACCGCCGGAACCACAGACTTTGGAAACGTAGATCCCCTGGAAGACATCGCTAATATTGCAGAACAATATAATATCTGGATGCATGTAGATGCGGCTTACGGATGCGCTTTATTATTAAGTGAAAAATACCGTCATCTTCTGAATGGTATAGAAAGAGCGGATTCTGTGACGATAGATTATCACAAATCATTCTTCCAGCCTATAAGCAGCAGTGCTTTCATCGTGAAGAACAAAAGAGAACTGAGAATCCTGAAGCATCATGCAGATTATCTGAATCCCGCAGAAATGGATGAAGAGGAAATTCCTGCACAGATCAACAAATCCATTATCCAGAGTACCCGCAGATTTGATGCCCTGAAATTATGGTTCACGTTAAGAATGATGGGTAAAGAACAATTGGCCGAGTATACAGATACTGTAATAGACCTTACGAAAGATGTTGCGTCCATGATCCGCGAAAACGCAGATTTCGAACTGCTTTCCGATACGGATCTGAGTGTTCTGGTTTTCCGCTATATCAGACCAGATGTAGAAGATCTGAATGCTTTGAATCAATACATCAAAATGAAGCTTTTCTACAGCGGGGAAGTCCTTGTAGCCAGCACGAAAGCAGACGGAAATTTCTACCTGAAGTTTACCTTCCTAAACCCGATTACAACAACAGAAGATGTTCATCAAATTTTAAACAAGATAAAAGCGCATGGAGAAGACTTTGGTACAGCAAACTAA
- a CDS encoding GNAT family N-acetyltransferase: MEKTLVQQTKFTEQAQEITVRILLNGMLRELGNGRFYQGVPKYDTLTAQALQNSIYPLHIRFELKKSKVFLFAPVSYRSESTFHNYGMPLWIVDHNNQTVSEADIDQLTALVYQELSEASTQQGLELFTKRIQSSFHNLQMIMTEGLKKKNTLTFSFLESEQQLPVGHNLHPFTKARMGFSREEQLLYGPEFNKGIKLEYFLVHKNCVKKNSVLDIPYSEFLKSIVSLPENLEQKYINENISDFYTVPCHPWEASYLLSTKEGSEMVGNRTLIHIGTLGEEFYSTSSIRSMYSPDVPWMPKFSLNVLLTGSIRINTEKDLARGYASALWRKHAGASFEKDFDQFRLLLEPVTLGVYHEDKNIESLNLLFRENPFSPEDKILLLARLCQDEPAEGQNFIQQFFKEVSEKLSTSPEESVTIWFEKYVRLLIAPLNHLYSQYGMAPEAHQQNLLIKLDDQLLPQTLFVRDAQGYLLRESTRDQYTELSKQYPEIEDLFIKDERLLDIISYHVLVSNLSALIASLGKTGWAKERDLINILHNEFKLIHQEMPSDFTRYALKNRYWGTKTNFKAVANEIDGITSAGAISYAKVPNLLHYYYFSDQLIHPIGKEAFFKRYFQKDDVTVTIRPIDIDEDLEMLHEWFNREHAIKIWQMNWPIDELETYYRLMLPGDEAHSYIIMSNGEPTCNIEVYWPCRDIVGDYYDVLPTDYGTHQFIAPTDPKKKYVSPSTQSMVDYVFAQPEVGKMVGEGSVDSLASMMNKAHVGFKVDKVIEMPHKKANLNFCYREWYWEKFPQNKDVEFTVKITEHE; the protein is encoded by the coding sequence ATGGAGAAGACTTTGGTACAGCAAACTAAATTCACTGAACAGGCACAGGAAATTACGGTAAGAATTCTGCTGAACGGCATGCTTCGCGAACTTGGAAACGGAAGATTTTATCAGGGAGTCCCAAAATATGATACGTTAACGGCTCAAGCACTTCAAAACAGCATTTATCCGCTGCATATAAGATTTGAATTGAAGAAAAGCAAAGTCTTTTTATTCGCGCCCGTTTCTTACCGCTCTGAAAGTACCTTTCATAATTATGGCATGCCTTTATGGATCGTAGATCATAACAATCAGACAGTTTCTGAGGCTGATATTGATCAGTTGACTGCTTTGGTATATCAGGAACTTTCTGAAGCATCAACGCAGCAGGGACTTGAGCTTTTTACGAAAAGAATTCAAAGCAGTTTCCACAATCTCCAAATGATCATGACTGAAGGTTTAAAGAAGAAAAACACATTAACCTTTTCTTTCCTTGAATCTGAACAGCAGCTTCCCGTAGGGCATAATCTTCACCCCTTTACAAAAGCAAGAATGGGGTTTTCCAGAGAAGAGCAGCTTCTTTACGGCCCTGAATTCAATAAAGGGATCAAGCTTGAATATTTTCTCGTCCATAAAAACTGCGTGAAAAAAAACTCTGTTCTGGATATTCCTTACAGCGAATTCCTGAAAAGTATAGTTTCACTGCCTGAAAATCTCGAGCAGAAATATATTAATGAAAATATTTCAGATTTTTATACAGTTCCGTGTCATCCGTGGGAAGCCAGCTATCTTTTATCTACAAAAGAAGGTTCTGAAATGGTCGGCAACCGTACTTTAATTCACATTGGAACTTTAGGGGAAGAATTTTATTCAACCTCATCCATCAGAAGTATGTACAGTCCGGATGTCCCGTGGATGCCTAAGTTTTCCTTAAATGTCCTTTTAACCGGTTCTATAAGAATCAATACGGAAAAGGACTTGGCAAGAGGGTATGCATCGGCATTGTGGCGTAAACATGCGGGAGCATCTTTTGAAAAGGATTTTGATCAGTTCAGATTGCTGCTGGAACCGGTAACATTAGGCGTTTATCATGAAGATAAAAACATTGAAAGTCTGAACCTGCTTTTCCGTGAAAATCCATTTTCACCTGAAGACAAAATATTGTTACTGGCACGACTTTGCCAGGATGAACCTGCAGAGGGACAAAACTTCATCCAGCAGTTCTTTAAGGAAGTTTCAGAAAAACTGAGCACAAGCCCTGAAGAATCTGTAACGATCTGGTTTGAAAAATACGTCAGATTACTGATTGCTCCTTTAAACCATTTGTACAGCCAGTACGGAATGGCTCCTGAAGCGCATCAGCAAAACCTTCTGATCAAACTGGATGACCAGTTGCTGCCACAAACTCTTTTTGTAAGAGACGCACAGGGTTATTTACTGAGAGAAAGCACAAGAGATCAGTACACTGAACTTTCAAAACAGTATCCTGAAATTGAAGACCTTTTCATCAAAGACGAACGACTTTTAGATATAATCTCTTATCATGTGCTGGTAAGCAATCTTTCCGCACTTATTGCTTCATTGGGAAAGACAGGATGGGCCAAAGAAAGAGATCTGATCAATATACTGCATAATGAATTTAAGCTAATTCATCAGGAAATGCCGTCAGATTTCACCCGTTACGCCCTTAAAAACCGCTATTGGGGAACCAAAACAAACTTTAAGGCAGTTGCTAATGAAATTGACGGAATTACCAGCGCAGGAGCCATTTCTTATGCTAAAGTTCCGAATCTTCTTCATTATTATTATTTCTCGGATCAGCTGATTCATCCAATAGGAAAAGAAGCTTTCTTTAAGCGTTATTTCCAGAAAGATGATGTCACAGTTACCATAAGACCTATAGATATTGATGAAGACCTTGAAATGCTTCATGAATGGTTCAACCGGGAACATGCGATCAAAATCTGGCAAATGAACTGGCCGATTGATGAACTGGAAACCTACTACCGACTGATGCTTCCGGGAGATGAAGCACACAGCTACATCATCATGAGCAATGGTGAACCTACATGCAATATTGAGGTTTACTGGCCATGCAGAGATATTGTCGGCGATTACTATGATGTACTGCCAACCGATTACGGAACCCACCAATTTATTGCACCAACAGATCCGAAGAAGAAATATGTTTCACCTTCCACACAGTCTATGGTAGATTATGTATTTGCCCAGCCTGAGGTTGGAAAAATGGTAGGGGAAGGCTCGGTAGATTCTCTGGCTTCTATGATGAATAAAGCCCATGTCGGGTTCAAAGTAGATAAAGTCATTGAAATGCCTCATAAAAAAGCCAACCTCAATTTCTGCTACAGAGAATGGTACTGGGAAAAGTTCCCGCAAAACAAAGATGTAGAATTCACCGTAAAAATCACTGAACATGAATAA
- a CDS encoding lysine N(6)-hydroxylase/L-ornithine N(5)-oxygenase family protein: MNNDNIYNVIGIGIGPFNLGLAALSNPISELKTLFLDQRDGFDWHPGLMIDHVTLQTPFLCDCVSMADPTNPLSLLNYLKETNRLYKFFIREDFFIPRKEYNRYCQWVVNQLPQCRFSTQVVDIVYENGLYLITTIHTKTKETEVFRTERLILGTGTQPHIPSFIPKDDSRILHTSSYLYRKEELLSQGKKIAVIGSGQSAAEVFYDLLQSRDEDTQLGWYSRPDRFFPMEYSKLTLELTSPDYVDYFYGRSETARKTILSKQQAQFKGINYDLINQIYDFIYDLNIDNADPKLTIIPNSQLDKVDNSSTDHLTLEFTQLEQEVPYEQEADYLVIGTGYRYHEPAFLKNIQSRIKRDSGGLFAVNRNYSIDHNGGEIYVLHAEVHTHSYISTDLGMAAYRNSYIINDILGREYYKIEKKIAFQDFDVEKHAAMSPAKI; encoded by the coding sequence ATGAATAACGATAATATATATAACGTGATCGGAATAGGCATCGGTCCTTTCAATCTGGGACTGGCAGCATTATCCAATCCGATTTCTGAATTAAAAACCCTTTTCCTGGACCAGAGAGACGGCTTCGACTGGCATCCGGGATTAATGATAGACCATGTAACCCTACAGACACCTTTTCTGTGCGACTGCGTATCCATGGCAGATCCTACCAATCCCTTAAGCCTTCTGAATTATTTAAAGGAGACAAACAGGCTTTACAAATTCTTTATCAGGGAAGATTTTTTCATTCCACGTAAAGAATACAACCGATACTGCCAGTGGGTGGTGAACCAGTTGCCGCAATGCCGTTTCTCAACGCAGGTTGTGGATATTGTCTATGAAAACGGATTGTATTTAATTACAACTATTCATACGAAAACCAAGGAAACAGAAGTTTTCAGAACAGAAAGACTGATCTTGGGAACCGGTACACAGCCTCACATTCCTTCATTTATTCCGAAAGATGATTCACGTATTCTGCATACAAGCTCTTATCTGTACCGAAAGGAAGAACTTTTATCACAAGGCAAAAAAATTGCTGTAATAGGTTCCGGACAGAGTGCTGCAGAGGTTTTCTATGATTTATTACAGAGCCGTGATGAAGATACACAACTGGGCTGGTATTCACGCCCTGATCGTTTCTTTCCTATGGAATATTCAAAACTGACCCTGGAACTTACTTCTCCTGATTATGTAGACTATTTCTATGGCAGAAGTGAAACAGCAAGAAAAACCATTTTAAGCAAACAGCAGGCACAGTTTAAAGGCATCAACTATGACCTTATCAATCAGATTTACGATTTTATCTACGATCTTAATATTGACAATGCTGATCCAAAGCTGACAATTATTCCTAACAGTCAACTGGATAAGGTAGACAACAGCAGTACAGATCATCTTACTCTTGAATTCACCCAACTGGAACAGGAAGTACCTTATGAACAGGAAGCTGACTATCTGGTGATAGGAACAGGATACCGTTATCATGAACCTGCATTTTTAAAGAATATCCAGTCCAGGATTAAAAGAGACTCAGGCGGTTTATTTGCAGTAAACAGAAATTATTCCATAGATCATAATGGTGGCGAAATTTATGTGCTTCACGCAGAGGTACATACCCACAGTTATATTTCCACTGACCTGGGAATGGCGGCTTACCGTAATTCCTATATCATCAATGATATTTTGGGAAGAGAATATTATAAGATTGAAAAGAAAATAGCTTTTCAGGATTTTGATGTAGAAAAACATGCAGCAATGTCACCCGCAAAAATATAA
- a CDS encoding IucA/IucC family protein translates to MNTNLNTISQEIWLQANRDLMAKTLAELMHEERLKPAPVLQDESGFTVFKLETGIENIEYTFRGQKRMMDYWHIDKDNIVKTENGIKTSALNIPQFFFEMQTIFDLDANTLARYTEELLHTLYCDALILSRGVKSSKDLASSNYQTVEHQMTGHPWVIVNKSRLGFSPTDLENFAPEAGKDLKVLWLAAHKDRSAFQSLEHINQEEFYRSEMGNELFEEFQQKLIDEGKSVQDYNLIPVHPWQWEHKLKIHFAGDIASGILILLGEGNDRYSPQQSIRTLFNTGHPEKRYLKTAVSILSTGNIRGLSPKQMKIAPAITDWVKGLIKDDAYLENKGTIFLGEEASIAYLHPHYSAIAGVPYQYNEFLGALWRESASKYLQEDEEMFTMASLLFVDQNGISLVQAFAEKAGISIKQWITNYLDAYLTPLLHIYYTHSLCVTPHGENIMVVLKNGVPQRIVIKDFVDDIVLTTEAREKLPDHLADGLIQSSNKENVPLSILLGVFDAFFRYLSNVLHTYADFHEEEFWTLVHECVENYKNHNPHLNERYEKYDLYTPEFKRFYINSLRLKNGGYSENKAFAIPRKDGALPNPLYQIANKNSVATV, encoded by the coding sequence ATGAACACTAATTTAAATACAATCAGTCAGGAAATCTGGTTACAGGCCAACAGAGACCTTATGGCTAAAACCCTTGCAGAACTGATGCATGAAGAACGGCTTAAACCTGCTCCTGTCCTTCAGGATGAATCAGGATTCACCGTTTTTAAACTGGAAACCGGTATCGAAAATATAGAGTACACATTCCGGGGACAGAAAAGAATGATGGATTACTGGCATATCGATAAAGACAACATCGTAAAAACAGAGAACGGCATAAAAACCTCAGCTCTGAATATTCCTCAGTTCTTCTTTGAAATGCAGACCATATTCGATCTGGATGCCAATACGCTGGCAAGATATACCGAAGAATTACTGCATACCTTATATTGTGATGCCTTAATCCTATCGCGAGGTGTTAAATCATCAAAAGATCTTGCATCAAGCAATTACCAGACCGTAGAACATCAGATGACAGGACATCCCTGGGTGATTGTCAATAAAAGCAGGCTGGGCTTTTCCCCAACTGATCTTGAAAATTTTGCTCCTGAAGCAGGTAAGGATTTAAAAGTTCTGTGGCTGGCTGCCCATAAAGACAGGTCCGCATTTCAGTCTTTGGAGCATATTAACCAGGAAGAGTTTTACCGTTCTGAAATGGGAAATGAGCTGTTTGAAGAATTTCAGCAAAAGCTTATTGACGAAGGAAAATCCGTTCAGGATTATAATTTAATTCCGGTTCATCCGTGGCAGTGGGAACACAAACTGAAGATCCACTTTGCAGGTGATATCGCTTCAGGTATTTTAATACTATTAGGCGAAGGAAATGATAGGTACAGCCCGCAGCAAAGCATCAGAACATTATTTAATACAGGCCATCCTGAAAAAAGATACCTGAAAACAGCAGTTTCTATTCTAAGCACAGGTAACATCAGAGGGTTATCTCCCAAGCAGATGAAGATCGCTCCGGCCATTACGGATTGGGTTAAAGGTTTGATTAAAGATGATGCTTATCTGGAAAACAAGGGTACCATCTTTTTGGGAGAAGAAGCTTCCATTGCTTATCTGCATCCTCATTACAGTGCAATTGCCGGAGTTCCTTATCAGTACAATGAGTTTTTAGGGGCTTTGTGGCGTGAAAGTGCTTCAAAATATTTACAAGAGGACGAAGAAATGTTCACCATGGCTTCCCTTTTATTTGTAGATCAGAACGGGATTTCTTTGGTTCAGGCTTTTGCAGAAAAAGCAGGGATCAGTATTAAACAATGGATTACCAATTATCTTGATGCCTATCTTACACCGCTTCTTCATATCTATTACACCCATTCTCTTTGTGTAACACCTCACGGTGAAAATATTATGGTAGTATTGAAAAACGGAGTACCTCAAAGAATTGTCATCAAGGATTTCGTGGATGATATTGTCCTGACCACAGAAGCTAGGGAAAAACTTCCTGATCATCTGGCAGACGGACTCATTCAGTCTTCCAATAAGGAAAATGTTCCGTTGTCTATTCTGTTAGGTGTTTTTGATGCCTTCTTCAGGTACTTATCGAATGTATTGCACACTTATGCAGACTTTCACGAAGAAGAATTCTGGACACTTGTTCATGAATGTGTGGAGAACTACAAAAATCACAATCCCCATCTGAATGAACGATACGAAAAGTATGATCTTTATACCCCTGAGTTTAAGAGATTCTATATCAACAGCCTGCGTCTGAAAAATGGTGGATACAGTGAAAATAAGGCATTTGCCATTCCGAGGAAAGATGGCGCACTGCCCAATCCTCTGTATCAGATTGCCAATAAAAACTCTGTAGCGACGGTATGA
- a CDS encoding MATE family efflux transporter, whose translation MRKLLHLVKEGSVFAYGALAGKKIELTSGSINRSIFSLAIPMVMELVMESVFVSINLLIIAKLGDKVLGLVGITDNYINFANAIAIGLGIAAATLTARRAGEKDQEGMSRTAHYIILLAFAFAVLIGGLSFIFAGEIISFLGFNTGIVENGLPFSQLVFLSIGLVILRLSINGLFRGAGDADLAMKSLWLCHISSMIFAVILVFGLGFIPAYGLMGLAYATVLSRLLAVLYQFFILLTRKTSINILVKFHIDFSLLKKILKITFGGLVQYIIPASSWLIMVKIIATFGTTALAGYIIAQRIASVATMPAWGIGNAAGVLTGQNLGAGNPDRAEKTVWRAGGINMTYLVAVAVFWQFAAEYVVTFFTKEAEVARYAVQYIHVVSMAYLLLGFTMVISRALNAAGNIMQVTLLYMIMFYVIQLPLAYLLGVRLQWELKGIFTAIVSSEIVLAVLFLMIFKNGKWKTIKI comes from the coding sequence ATGAGGAAGCTTCTGCATCTTGTAAAGGAAGGATCTGTATTTGCGTACGGAGCTTTGGCAGGGAAAAAGATAGAGCTTACATCAGGCAGTATCAACCGTTCTATCTTCAGTCTGGCCATTCCTATGGTTATGGAGCTTGTGATGGAATCTGTTTTCGTCAGCATCAATCTTCTGATTATTGCAAAGCTGGGGGATAAAGTTCTCGGACTTGTAGGGATTACAGATAACTACATCAATTTTGCCAACGCCATTGCTATTGGACTTGGTATAGCTGCTGCAACCCTTACTGCAAGGAGAGCCGGTGAAAAGGACCAGGAAGGTATGAGCCGGACTGCCCATTACATCATATTGCTGGCTTTTGCTTTTGCTGTACTGATTGGTGGGCTGTCATTTATTTTTGCAGGGGAAATCATCAGCTTTCTTGGGTTTAATACCGGGATAGTTGAGAACGGACTGCCTTTCTCCCAACTGGTCTTTTTAAGCATAGGTCTGGTAATCCTGCGTCTGTCCATCAATGGATTGTTCAGGGGAGCCGGAGATGCGGATCTGGCCATGAAATCGCTTTGGCTTTGTCATATCTCAAGTATGATCTTTGCCGTGATTCTTGTATTCGGACTTGGTTTTATTCCTGCTTACGGATTAATGGGACTGGCTTATGCCACCGTTTTATCACGCTTATTAGCTGTTTTGTACCAATTCTTTATTCTTCTTACAAGAAAAACCAGTATCAATATTCTGGTGAAATTCCATATTGATTTTTCACTGTTGAAGAAGATACTGAAAATCACTTTTGGAGGCCTTGTTCAATATATTATCCCTGCTTCAAGCTGGCTGATTATGGTTAAAATCATCGCAACATTCGGAACAACAGCTCTTGCAGGATATATTATCGCCCAGAGAATTGCTTCTGTAGCTACAATGCCAGCCTGGGGAATTGGAAATGCCGCGGGAGTACTTACAGGACAGAATTTAGGCGCCGGAAATCCGGACCGTGCCGAGAAAACAGTATGGAGAGCCGGAGGAATCAATATGACCTATCTGGTAGCAGTTGCTGTATTCTGGCAGTTTGCAGCAGAGTATGTGGTAACTTTCTTCACGAAGGAAGCTGAAGTAGCCCGCTATGCCGTACAGTACATCCATGTGGTATCTATGGCGTATCTCTTATTAGGCTTTACAATGGTAATCAGCCGTGCGCTGAATGCAGCCGGCAATATTATGCAGGTAACCCTGCTGTACATGATCATGTTCTATGTGATTCAGCTTCCTTTGGCTTACCTGCTTGGGGTAAGGCTTCAATGGGAACTGAAAGGAATATTTACGGCTATTGTTTCTTCGGAAATTGTATTGGCTGTACTATTCTTAATGATCTTCAAAAATGGTAAATGGAAAACTATAAAAATTTAA